Sequence from the Salvelinus alpinus chromosome 27, SLU_Salpinus.1, whole genome shotgun sequence genome:
TAGCTACAATCAACCGAGTCAGGTTTACTATCTAGAAATACAGAACTAGCGTGGTAGCTGGATGGCTGACGAcccgtactgttagctagctcgctaactTAGCTAACGACGTTAGCTAGCCACGTTAACGTTATTAATAAACGCTAAATAAAGGCGGATGGCTTCATcgattaatttgtattttatgaAGACGTTAACTATAGAACACAACTTAAACGTATTTTTTTGTAGGGAAATGATAGCTTGCCATTTTTACTGAAGTCTCGAGCTAGAAAGCTAACTATGCGAGTTGACGTTGGTAGCTTGCTTGCAACTGCGTAACTAACGTTAGTAACGTTGACATTACTGTTTGTAACTTGGCACAGTTGTTGATACTTATTTTACTTGATTTGGTTATAAATAAAGCCCAGTTTGCACCGGCACTTAAAATTAGAGCTGGCTCGAATGTAATTCTCAAATTTGAGCTGGGTCGAGGGAAACGCAGGCCTGCACAGCCCGGTTTCACAACTGGTGTCAGCTCAATTAGAATTCGGGCTGGTGACGCCTTTATTATGCTACCACCAAGCTGATCACTGCTGGATGCGCcactgcggtctaaggcactgcatctcagtgctagaggtgtcactacagaccctggttcgattccaggcagtatcaaaattggcccagcatcatccagggtaggccgtcatagaAAATTAGAGTTTGTTCTTAAATactgtgcctagttaaataaaactagTGGTGCATGACCCTGACCCTTGTGATTTGGAGTCAACTCTGGCTCTACTCCCTAAGTGTGCTGAAACAAtgcacacacaatacaccatctCATTAGTCCTACTAGGAAGACTACATTTGCATTCTAGTGGACTGACATGAGCATGATGCTGCCCGTTTGCCTAAAAAAGGcctattttttttatatagaaGGTGATGTGTGAACTAGAATATTACAGTGTTATTTCTGCTGTGTGAACCCTTGGCGGATCCCATTGGATGATGCGTGCACTCTACGCTGATAAGCCTATTCTTTTCCATGTTATAGCCTTGTCCAGACAGGCAATACTAGAGATGTTGGTTCTGTCATTATTATCCAAGCATGTGCGTTATTCCAGCCGATGATTCACACAGGATTTGTTTTTCCAAAATGCCCCTTGTAATTATTTTTCTTCAAATTGAATTGACTCTTATAACAGAAGCCTGGAGGTTATTGTAGGCGTGAACATATTTCAACGTCATGTCTAGATGATAATAGCCTATACTGATAACTCGTGCTTGGCTGCCTTATGTATAGTTTTCCCCATAATATTTACGTTGATGAGGTGTGCTCATAATCATCATTTTAGCCATCCATCCATGGTAGATGTCCTTCCTGATAACAATGCCCCACATCCTGCTGATTTGAGCTTCTGAACTGCATTTGCACTTGACTATGTTTATGGATGAGAAAGTGAACTTGCCATTTCCAACTATTTTAGCGGGGATGCTGCTTTGCGATCTATTGCCTAGGACattgctctccaaccctgttcgtggagagctaccatcctgtaggttttcactccaaccctaatctggCGCATCTGATTCAACAATTAGCTTGTTGATAAACTGAATTAGGTTAGTTACAACTTGGGTTGAAgtgactctccaggaacaggattggtGAGCCCTGACGTAGGACATCAACAGCCATCCAGGGTTTCATTAAATAAGCTATAGGCAATACTTTTTATTTCACATTTAGGCCTAATTAAACTGATGCATTTGGCAATGTTCAACTTCACTGGCTCTATGAAGAATAGTTTAGCCATTCTCATTGATAGCCTAATATATACTTTTGGTGAATTTACGAGACGTTGCTAAATACAGATTACCAAGATATCGTCTATGCGCACGGGTCTGACTCTGCCTGGCCTGATCCGTTCTCCCTCGCCTGCTCCTCTTTCTCTTCACTATAAAGAACGCTGGTGTGTGTTTGATCTTAGGTCTGTTGCGTGTAGAATAGCTCTGCCTACTCATTGATAGCCCCTACTTTAGTGAACTTGCGTGAGACTTTGCAAGCCAAGAAATACAGCATTGTGATAGAACTGTCCATCAGCCTACATCTTTTGATTACCGTCTGCCTACTTGACTGGTGGCCGACAAGCCTGGCTGTGCCCCTCCAATCTTTCTGTCCCTCGCTAGCTCGCTCTTTCTTTGCTGTCCTGGTGAGGGTGAATTAAATTCTCCGAtatcttgctagctagctagcaatattAGCGAAGCCAGCTGCAGTCACATATTGGCTACCTATCAACATAACATTTCATTTCTGGAGGCAGTGGAAATGCAATTTGAGCCAGCCCAACCTGGTTTGATTTCAAAGTGCCAATGGAAACAAGGCTTAAATGGAGCTTATCAGTTACGAATTCTGTTTCCTTTGCAGATTCGATTACCACCTGAAGTCAACAGAATACTCTACATTAGAAATCTACCATACAAGATCACAGCTGAAGAAATGTACGACATCTTTGGGAAATATGGACCAATACGACAGATTCGAACGTAAGTTGAAGATTGTGGCTCTGGATGGGATCAGCCCAATTCTAGGGATAATCTTCTTGTGTGTAGTCTGCAGAAGTGTGGCAGGTGTTCAACCACAAAGTCTCATCCTTGTCTTCTATGTCTGTCTTGTTGTGCCCTGTTTTTCAGTGGAAACACACCGGAATCAAGAGGGACAGCTTACGTGGTCTACGAGGACATCTTTGATGCCAAGAACGCCTGCGATCACCTGTCTGGATTCAACGTCTGTAACAGATATCTTGTAGTTTTATACTACAATGCAAACAGGGTACGTAGATCTATGTATGATCTATTCTATCAAGAACCTGGCAAAGTGTCTTACCATTGTCGAAAAATCATCTCAAAGGGGTATCTAGTAGGGATTAATAACTTTCATCGCTTTGTAGATAGagaaattatactgaacaaacagTGTAGGCAATGCTGGTACGTTACATTTTACCCTGTAGGTGTCTGGAGGAAGAGTCCAGCTCTGTGATCATTTTAATTAAACTGAGACAAAGCAATTTGATGTTGCCACGAGCAACAGGATGAACCACAGATATTGCAGACAAGCGATGCGAGATGATGCACTCACACAGAGGATCTGCATGGGTGCGCTACTGCGTTTCACTCTGCTGCAATGTGAAGCTGCGTGACCAATACATCGGAGAAGTTTCGCCTCGCTCTTCGCACTTGTTATGACCAAAGTTACAACGTAGCATCTCCCTAACGTGAGCCGCAGTTTTAACAACTCGCGCTGATCTCTGAGACATGATATACCGCACGCAAAAGGCCAAGGCTACCTTGAAGCAGCGTAGTTTTGCTCTTTTAGTCTATTTGTCTTGGCAGCCAAAGCATTGCAGAGATGTAGATTCACAGAAACATAATATCAAATATAAATTCACAAATCTCAATAATAGTATAACTAAATAGGAAAATGGCCCTTGGAAAATCCCTTTTGGGGGCGGAGCCTTGCCGGCTTGTCGTGGAGGGTGGGGTTGAGCGCACCCGCTGACCAGAGTGGCCATTTGTGGTGTAATTGTATCAAATGTCCAATGAAATTGGGAGTATAGCAAGTGAAGTGATCAATACAGCTAGCTAGATCATCCCATGTAGAATGCACtttgtcttttttttaaatacacgCCTAAAATGTGACACTGAACCTTTCAACGTGTGCAAGCCAGGGTGAGTTGCCATTTTCCTactaatatatacactgctcaaaaaaataaagggaacactaaaataacacatcctagatctgaatgaatgaaatattcttattaaatacttttttctttacatagttgaatgtgctgacaacaatcacacaaaaattatcaatggaaatcaaatttatcaacccatggaggtctggatttggagtcacactcaaaattaaagtggaaaaccacactacaggctgatccaactttgatgtaatgtccttaaaaaaaAGTCAAAacgtagtgtgtgtggcctccacgtgcctgtgtgacctccctacaacgcctgggcatgctcctgatgaggtggcggatggtctcctgagggatctcctcccagacctggactaaagcatccaccaactcctggacagtctgtggtgcaacgtggcattggtggatggagcgggacatgatgtcccagatgtgctcaattggattcaggtctggggaacgggcgggccagtccatagcatcaatgccttcctcttgcaggaactgctgacacactccagccacatgaggtctagcattgtcttgcattaggaggaacccaggacCAACCGCaacagcatatggtctcacaaggggtctgaggatctcatctcggtacctaatggcagtcaggctacctctggcgagcacatggagggctgtgcggccccacaaagaaatgccaccccacaccatgactgacccaccgccaaaccggtcatgctggaagatgttgcaggcagcagaacgttctccacggcgtctccagactctgtcacgtctgtcacgtgctcagtgtgaacctgctttcatctgtgaagagcacagggcgccagtggcgaattatccaatcttggtgttctctggcaaatgccaaacgtcctgcacggtgttgagctgtaagcacaacccccacctgtggacgtcgggccctcataccaccctcatggagtctgtttctgaccgtttgagcagacacatgcacatttgtggcctgctggaggtccttttgcagggctctggcagtgctcctccttgcacaaaggcggaggtagcggtcctgctgctgggttgttgccctcctacgacctcgtccacgtctcctgatgtgctggcctgtctcctggtagcgcctccatgctctggacactacgctgacagacacagcaaaccttcttgccacagctcgcattgatgtgccatcctggatgagctgcactacctgagccacttgtgtgggttgtagactccgtctcatgctaccactagagtgaaagcaccgccagcattcaaaagtgaccaaaacatcagccaggaagcataggaactgagaagtggtctgtggtcaccacctgcagaaccactcctttattgggggtgtcttgctaattgcctctaatttccacctgttgtctattccatttgcacaacagcatgtgaaatgtattgtcaatcagtgttgcttcctaagtggacagtttgatttcacagaagtgtgattgactaggagttacattgtgttgtttaagtgttccctttatttttttgagcagtgtatatatttttaacaagGTTACTTACCCGTAAAATGTTTTGCTTTGAGAAGGGTTTAATGTTTACTGATAAAACCAGAGAAAATCGCAGCTATTGCGTCACGGACGTTTGTGGCCACATCTCGTCACGCTCCCAGTGCAGCACCCTGAGAACCACGTTGACGGAGGTAACGCTCTCGTCACGCTGTCTATGTAGTTTCACTGCTCGTTGTTGTGGAAGTTGGCCCGATATTGCGGTTTACTATGTACATCACTGTACCATTAAGGAGCTAATGCAAGGTAAATGTTGTAatcaatgtaaaaaatgtaattgccTGTCTGATGTGTAAAAAAACTATGTATAGTTTTGCTCTTGAGCATGTATAATTCATGGTTTCcatttcactctttctctcacagGCGTTCCAGAAGATGGACACAAAGAAGAAAGAGGAGCAGCTGAAGCTTCTGA
This genomic interval carries:
- the sf3b6 gene encoding splicing factor 3B subunit 6 yields the protein MAMQAAKRANIRLPPEVNRILYIRNLPYKITAEEMYDIFGKYGPIRQIRTGNTPESRGTAYVVYEDIFDAKNACDHLSGFNVCNRYLVVLYYNANRAFQKMDTKKKEEQLKLLKEKYGINTDPPK